From one Cyanobacterium stanieri PCC 7202 genomic stretch:
- a CDS encoding response regulator receiver protein (PFAM: Response regulator receiver domain~COGs: COG0784 FOG: CheY-like receiver~InterPro IPR001789~KEGG: cyc:PCC7424_3968 response regulator receiver protein~PFAM: response regulator receiver~SMART: response regulator receiver~SPTR: Response regulator receiver protein): MIKILVVDDSHAPREMICDTLKQFNIQVAEAINGVEAIKVLEAEKFNLVITDVVMPEMNGYELCRWIKENPGTKKVPVIFCSTKNQDFDIHWAQKQGGDAYIVKEEFMKDKMQLLKTIKYLLKQVK; encoded by the coding sequence ATGATTAAAATATTAGTAGTTGATGACAGTCACGCTCCCAGAGAGATGATTTGTGATACACTCAAACAATTTAATATTCAAGTAGCAGAGGCTATTAATGGGGTAGAGGCGATCAAAGTATTAGAAGCCGAAAAATTTAACCTTGTTATTACTGACGTAGTAATGCCCGAAATGAACGGGTATGAATTATGCCGCTGGATTAAGGAAAATCCCGGCACCAAAAAAGTTCCCGTCATCTTCTGCTCTACCAAAAATCAAGACTTCGACATCCATTGGGCCCAAAAACAAGGAGGAGATGCCTACATCGTCAAAGAAGAATTTATGAAAGACAAAATGCAACTCCTCAAAACCATTAAATACTTACTCAAACAAGTAAAATAA
- a CDS encoding hypothetical protein (KEGG: sfr:Sfri_2036 hypothetical protein~SPTR: Uncharacterized conserved coiled coil protein), protein MVDRETKQGQMEETLKEWGAKLDSLKAEADKAGEDAQADLQKRIDYLEEKKAEMQKNLDQLKESGDEAWESVVKGFQGAWEELGKSFEEAASKFK, encoded by the coding sequence ATGGTAGATAGAGAAACAAAACAAGGACAAATGGAAGAAACCCTCAAAGAGTGGGGAGCAAAACTTGACTCTTTGAAGGCCGAAGCTGACAAAGCTGGTGAAGATGCCCAGGCAGATTTACAAAAAAGAATCGACTATTTAGAAGAGAAAAAAGCCGAAATGCAGAAAAACTTAGACCAACTAAAAGAGTCTGGCGATGAGGCTTGGGAAAGTGTTGTAAAAGGTTTCCAAGGAGCATGGGAAGAGTTAGGAAAATCTTTTGAAGAGGCAGCTTCTAAATTTAAATAA
- a CDS encoding hypothetical protein (KEGG: cyn:Cyan7425_2479 hypothetical protein~SPTR: Putative uncharacterized protein), with the protein MLKKSWFFYPTIIVGFGVFIYSGAQASEEKEATVDIEIGSFRASDLNSTEFQSDDKNAIISPFTLQESMEMELYPDNFHHYASEIAMEPITPSNSWHFLFQPSIYIPFTIYGDARAGSLTGDFALDASQIRKSIKDDLNFAFFGRMKAWTPDYRLGLFADFDYLSLDSRASVTRTLPVSLGSIPVTLNAGVDSTLWSLSFGGAYRFYNSSQVNPEGVNTEFDLGSSVFDVFAGLNITGIDLGLDFNAPGLGSARFDGSKTVVSPIVGGRFRFNVHPQWAIVGGGSFSGFGINGLRQWNLSTGVDWLFSEKTSLGLGYRFGYTGYNSTLRTNTDFGIDVNQNGPYLNLSFRF; encoded by the coding sequence ATGTTGAAAAAAAGTTGGTTTTTTTATCCAACAATTATTGTTGGTTTCGGAGTTTTTATTTATTCGGGCGCCCAAGCATCGGAGGAGAAAGAAGCTACTGTCGATATAGAAATAGGTAGTTTTCGAGCCTCTGACCTAAATTCTACTGAGTTCCAGAGTGACGATAAAAATGCCATTATTTCCCCATTTACGCTTCAGGAATCTATGGAAATGGAATTATATCCAGATAATTTTCATCACTATGCTTCAGAGATTGCCATGGAACCAATTACCCCATCAAACTCTTGGCATTTTCTTTTTCAACCATCTATTTATATACCTTTCACCATTTATGGTGATGCCAGGGCAGGAAGTTTAACGGGAGATTTTGCCCTTGATGCTAGTCAAATCAGAAAAAGTATCAAGGATGATCTCAATTTTGCTTTTTTTGGGAGAATGAAAGCCTGGACACCTGATTATCGTCTCGGACTTTTTGCGGATTTTGATTACTTATCTTTGGATAGTCGTGCCTCTGTAACTCGCACTTTACCTGTTTCGTTAGGTTCTATTCCTGTGACTTTAAATGCAGGGGTTGACAGTACATTATGGTCGTTATCTTTTGGGGGGGCATACCGTTTTTATAATTCCTCTCAGGTAAACCCAGAGGGAGTTAACACAGAGTTTGATCTAGGATCATCAGTATTTGATGTATTTGCTGGACTTAATATTACAGGCATTGATTTGGGCTTGGATTTTAATGCCCCAGGGTTGGGGAGCGCCAGGTTTGATGGTAGTAAAACTGTTGTATCTCCCATAGTGGGAGGGCGTTTTAGGTTTAATGTACATCCCCAATGGGCGATCGTCGGAGGGGGTTCTTTTTCTGGTTTTGGCATCAATGGCTTACGACAGTGGAATCTGAGTACGGGGGTTGATTGGCTATTTTCCGAAAAGACCTCTTTAGGACTAGGTTATCGCTTCGGTTATACTGGTTACAATTCAACCCTAAGAACTAATACGGATTTTGGGATTGATGTCAATCAAAATGGCCCTTATCTGAATTTATCTTTTCGTTTTTAA
- a CDS encoding thiamine-phosphate kinase (PFAM: AIR synthase related protein, N-terminal domain; AIR synthase related protein, C-terminal domain~TIGRFAM: thiamine-monophosphate kinase~COGs: COG0611 Thiamine monophosphate kinase~InterPro IPR006283:IPR000728:IPR010918~KEGG: cyp:PCC8801_2839 thiamine monophosphate kinase~PFAM: AIR synthase related protein; AIR synthase related protein domain protein~PRIAM: Thiamine-phosphate kinase~SPTR: Thiamine-monophosphate kinase;~TIGRFAM: thiamine-monophosphate kinase) has protein sequence MELIKDLGEHELLRRLKAYCHPHLVGDDGAVLQVSEGMELVVSSDMLVENVHFSDRTTPPYMVGWRSVAANLSDLAAMGAYPLGITVALSLSPQTPWHWVESLYQGMNDCLKSFHTSIVGGDLTRGEVSAIAITALGEVKPEQKILRSTAQIGDSIVITGNHGLSRAGLEILLSPQKYQHIDQKTQQKLILAHQQPQPRLDLLPLLNPYHPITGMDSSDGLADAIIQICQQSNRGAKIYQDKIPIAPEILQIADLNTALKWTLFGGEDFELVLCLPPKKAQQLINHHHSKTKIIGEITEEKKVVLIDNNQPCSEHLLTQSEIFSHF, from the coding sequence ATGGAATTAATTAAAGATTTGGGAGAGCATGAATTATTAAGGCGATTGAAGGCTTACTGTCATCCCCATTTGGTGGGGGATGATGGGGCGGTTTTACAGGTGTCTGAGGGGATGGAATTGGTGGTTAGCAGTGATATGTTGGTGGAAAATGTCCATTTTAGCGATCGCACCACTCCCCCTTATATGGTAGGTTGGCGTAGTGTAGCGGCGAATTTATCGGATTTGGCTGCCATGGGGGCCTATCCTTTGGGCATCACCGTTGCCCTTTCTCTGTCTCCTCAAACCCCTTGGCATTGGGTAGAGTCTCTCTATCAGGGCATGAATGATTGTTTGAAATCTTTTCATACCTCCATTGTCGGCGGAGATTTAACTAGGGGAGAAGTAAGTGCGATCGCCATTACCGCCCTAGGAGAAGTAAAACCTGAGCAAAAAATTCTCAGAAGCACCGCCCAAATCGGTGACTCAATAGTCATTACAGGAAACCATGGACTATCAAGGGCAGGACTAGAAATTCTTTTATCTCCCCAAAAATATCAACATATAGACCAAAAAACCCAACAAAAATTAATCCTCGCCCACCAACAACCCCAACCACGGCTCGACTTATTACCCCTCCTTAATCCATATCACCCCATCACAGGCATGGATAGCAGTGATGGATTAGCCGATGCCATTATCCAAATTTGCCAACAAAGTAACCGAGGAGCAAAAATATATCAAGACAAAATCCCCATTGCCCCCGAAATACTCCAGATTGCTGATCTCAACACAGCCCTAAAATGGACACTATTTGGAGGAGAAGACTTTGAATTAGTATTATGTTTACCTCCAAAAAAAGCCCAGCAATTAATTAATCATCATCATTCCAAAACTAAAATAATCGGTGAAATTACCGAAGAAAAAAAAGTCGTTTTAATAGATAATAATCAACCTTGCTCCGAACATTTATTAACCCAGAGCGAAATCTTTAGCCATTTTTAG
- a CDS encoding FAD-dependent pyridine nucleotide-disulfide oxidoreductase (PFAM: Pyridine nucleotide-disulphide oxidoreductase~COGs: COG1249 Pyruvate/2-oxoglutarate dehydrogenase complex dihydrolipoamide dehydrogenase (E3)~InterPro IPR001327:IPR013027~KEGG: cyc:PCC7424_0723 pyridine nucleotide-disulphide oxidoreductase dimerisation region~PFAM: FAD-dependent pyridine nucleotide-disulphide oxidoreductase~SPTR: Pyridine nucleotide-disulphide oxidoreductase dimerisation region): MMKLKYDLILLGGSLEAMWGAKYAANLGARVALVIDIDFDTVEGEKYLFQQLQNELLYPDNFHNRKDILEQKKLLIKDQLLPELESLEVDLIFSDFQFIVENKQTAIKTQKDILIANGYIITTPLYDYQPPSWQGMEEINYLTGYDIFEQWDMDSLPDNVLVIGDDVMAVNLAGLLIRHQKQVTLLTSQKHLLPTEDEDIAFLIQCHLESLGVRVLNDYPVSGVKGNWIQAGNKIIKCDQVIISDGFLNRKVSFDFNNLKRKKSAIFNQQKNNIIVNEKLQTDNNTIYCVGDLLGGYSNLTITEKELRTAIDNILFLPQNTINYDLIPYKVNISSGVFRVGYSESQVRDLYGDSWQSFVVQDSFLSSYDVGYKNIFLKVLLGKEGNILGVHGWGYGAELLVNIFAVIMGENNHINNLLRQVIADDFVRQVINNLQEMIVKKRSRYIIQFLESWFIWKRV; encoded by the coding sequence ATGATGAAGTTGAAATATGACTTAATTTTGCTTGGTGGTAGTTTAGAAGCTATGTGGGGAGCTAAATATGCCGCTAATCTTGGGGCTAGGGTTGCCCTGGTTATTGACATTGATTTTGATACGGTAGAAGGAGAAAAATATTTATTTCAACAGTTACAAAATGAGCTTTTATATCCTGATAATTTTCATAATCGGAAGGATATTTTAGAGCAAAAAAAATTATTAATTAAAGATCAACTTTTACCTGAGTTAGAAAGTTTAGAAGTTGATCTTATTTTTTCTGATTTTCAATTTATAGTAGAAAACAAGCAAACTGCTATCAAAACCCAAAAAGATATTTTAATCGCCAATGGTTATATTATTACTACTCCTTTGTATGATTATCAGCCCCCTAGTTGGCAAGGGATGGAGGAGATTAATTATTTAACTGGTTATGATATTTTTGAGCAATGGGATATGGATTCACTACCTGATAATGTGCTTGTCATTGGTGATGATGTCATGGCGGTTAATTTGGCAGGTTTACTCATTCGTCATCAAAAACAAGTTACTTTACTTACTTCTCAAAAGCATCTTTTACCGACAGAGGATGAGGATATAGCTTTTTTGATTCAATGCCATTTAGAGAGTTTGGGGGTTAGGGTATTGAATGATTATCCTGTTAGTGGAGTTAAAGGTAACTGGATTCAGGCAGGAAATAAGATTATTAAATGTGACCAAGTTATTATTAGTGATGGTTTTTTGAATAGAAAAGTTAGCTTTGATTTTAATAATTTGAAAAGGAAAAAATCAGCTATTTTTAATCAACAGAAAAACAATATTATTGTTAATGAGAAGTTACAAACTGATAATAATACAATATATTGCGTTGGTGATTTATTGGGGGGATATAGTAATTTAACAATTACGGAAAAGGAGTTAAGAACTGCGATTGATAATATTTTGTTTTTACCTCAAAATACTATTAACTATGATTTAATTCCCTATAAAGTTAATATTAGTTCGGGAGTTTTTCGAGTTGGTTATAGTGAATCTCAAGTAAGAGATTTATATGGAGATAGTTGGCAAAGTTTTGTGGTTCAAGATAGTTTTTTATCTTCCTATGATGTGGGGTATAAAAATATTTTTCTGAAAGTATTATTAGGTAAGGAAGGAAATATTTTAGGGGTTCATGGTTGGGGATATGGAGCAGAGTTACTGGTGAATATTTTTGCGGTGATAATGGGGGAAAATAATCATATTAATAATTTATTGCGGCAGGTTATTGCTGATGACTTTGTGAGGCAGGTAATTAATAATTTACAGGAAATGATTGTGAAAAAACGAAGTCGTTATATAATACAGTTTTTGGAAAGTTGGTTTATCTGGAAAAGAGTGTAA
- a CDS encoding protein of unknown function DUF140 (PFAM: Domain of unknown function DUF140~TIGRFAM: conserved hypothetical integral membrane protein~COGs: COG0767 ABC-type transport system involved in resistance to organic solvents permease component~InterPro IPR003453~KEGG: cyc:PCC7424_3003 protein of unknown function DUF140~PFAM: protein of unknown function DUF140~SPTR: Putative uncharacterized protein), with protein MNKLFQRISSGLFLTGQILVHLIQLKIYRLNTIEQMSFVGPASLPIALITAAFVGMVFTIQVAREFIYFGASSAVGGVLAIALTRELAPVLTAVVLAGRVGSAFAAEIGTMKVTEQIDALQILKTDPVDYLVTPRVLSCFLMLPILTICSLIVGITGGLIIADSFYNIPSRVFLDSIRNFLSTWDVVASMIKSAIFGASVAIIGCNWGLTTTGGAKGVGQSTTAAVVISLITIFMFNFILSWLMFQGTGSAVIG; from the coding sequence ATGAATAAACTTTTTCAGCGCATATCTTCGGGACTTTTTTTAACAGGACAGATTTTGGTTCATCTGATCCAATTAAAAATATATCGTCTTAATACCATCGAGCAGATGTCTTTTGTGGGGCCTGCATCTTTGCCCATTGCCCTGATTACGGCGGCTTTTGTGGGCATGGTGTTTACCATTCAGGTGGCGAGGGAGTTTATTTATTTTGGGGCAAGTAGTGCCGTGGGGGGGGTATTGGCGATCGCCCTTACCCGTGAATTAGCCCCCGTATTAACGGCGGTAGTATTAGCAGGAAGGGTGGGCAGTGCCTTTGCGGCGGAAATAGGTACCATGAAAGTAACAGAACAAATTGACGCATTACAAATCCTCAAAACTGATCCTGTGGACTATCTTGTAACTCCTCGAGTTTTATCTTGTTTTCTAATGCTTCCCATCCTTACCATCTGTTCCTTGATTGTGGGTATTACGGGGGGATTAATCATTGCCGACTCGTTTTATAACATTCCTAGCCGAGTATTCCTCGACTCTATTCGCAATTTTTTAAGTACGTGGGATGTGGTCGCTTCCATGATAAAATCCGCCATTTTTGGAGCATCGGTTGCCATCATTGGCTGTAATTGGGGTTTAACTACCACAGGAGGAGCCAAGGGTGTCGGGCAATCTACCACCGCCGCCGTGGTCATTTCTTTGATTACCATTTTCATGTTTAATTTTATCCTCTCTTGGCTCATGTTTCAGGGTACAGGAAGCGCTGTTATTGGTTAA
- a CDS encoding gid protein (PFAM: Glucose inhibited division protein A~TIGRFAM: tRNA:m(5)U-54 methyltransferase~COGs: COG1206 NAD(FAD)-utilizing enzyme possibly involved in translation~InterPro IPR002218:IPR004417:IPR013027~KEGG: cyh:Cyan8802_0835 gid protein~PFAM: glucose-inhibited division protein A~PRIAM:Methylenetetrahydrofolate--tRNA-(uracil-5-)-m ethyltransferase(FADH(2)-oxidizing)~SPTR:Methylenetetrahydrofolate--tRNA-(uracil-5-)-me thyltransferasetrmFO;~TIGRFAM: gid protein): MSQKGIIVIGGGLAGTEATWQIAQAGIPVTLYEMRPVKHSPAHHSEHLAELVCSNSFGADATDRAAGLLHEELRRLQSIIIHTADKHKVPAGGALAVDRGVFSQDLTQTLDNHPLITLKREEIKSIPSDTIVVLATGPLTTEDLASELQGLTGMEYMSFFDAASPIIVGESINQDIAFLASRYDKGEAAYLNCPMNKEQYINFWQELCKAEQAELKDFDRESSNFFEGCLPIEELAQRGEETMRYGPLKPIGLFDARLGDFRENKDKRPYAVVQLRQEDKAGQLWNMVGFQTNLRWGEQKRVFRLIPGLENAEFVRMGVMHKNTFLNAPQLLHASLQFKTRATLFAAGQLIGTEGYTAACAGGWLAGTNAARVYKNQEPLVLSPYTMMGALFDFISSADAKHFQPMPPNFGILPTFEKKIKNKRERYQAYGERALNMVDNLLTQV, encoded by the coding sequence ATGAGCCAAAAAGGTATTATCGTAATTGGTGGTGGTTTAGCAGGAACAGAAGCAACTTGGCAAATTGCCCAGGCAGGGATTCCCGTTACCCTCTACGAAATGCGCCCTGTCAAGCATAGCCCCGCCCACCATAGCGAACACCTAGCCGAATTAGTCTGTAGTAACTCCTTTGGTGCCGATGCCACCGATAGAGCCGCAGGATTGCTTCATGAGGAATTACGCCGCCTTCAGTCCATCATTATCCACACCGCCGATAAACATAAAGTACCCGCAGGAGGAGCTTTAGCAGTAGATAGAGGAGTTTTTAGTCAAGATTTGACCCAAACCCTCGACAATCACCCTCTTATCACCCTTAAACGAGAAGAAATTAAATCAATTCCCTCCGATACCATCGTAGTTTTAGCCACAGGCCCCCTTACCACCGAAGATTTAGCTAGTGAATTACAAGGGTTGACGGGTATGGAATATATGAGCTTCTTTGATGCCGCTAGTCCTATCATTGTCGGTGAATCCATCAACCAAGACATCGCCTTTCTTGCCTCCCGTTACGACAAAGGAGAAGCCGCCTATCTCAACTGCCCCATGAATAAAGAGCAGTATATCAACTTTTGGCAAGAATTATGTAAAGCCGAACAAGCCGAACTAAAAGACTTTGACAGAGAAAGTTCTAACTTTTTTGAAGGTTGCTTACCCATCGAAGAATTAGCCCAAAGGGGAGAAGAAACCATGAGATATGGGCCTCTCAAACCCATCGGCTTATTTGATGCCCGTCTCGGTGACTTCAGAGAAAACAAAGACAAACGCCCCTATGCTGTAGTACAACTGCGACAAGAAGACAAAGCCGGGCAACTCTGGAATATGGTGGGTTTTCAAACAAACCTTCGTTGGGGCGAACAAAAAAGAGTATTTCGCCTCATCCCCGGATTGGAAAATGCCGAGTTTGTACGCATGGGAGTAATGCACAAAAATACTTTTCTCAACGCCCCTCAACTCCTCCATGCCAGTTTACAATTCAAAACCAGAGCCACCCTTTTCGCCGCTGGGCAACTCATTGGCACCGAAGGTTATACCGCCGCCTGTGCAGGGGGTTGGTTAGCAGGTACCAACGCCGCTAGGGTATATAAAAATCAAGAGCCTTTGGTGTTATCACCCTATACTATGATGGGAGCATTATTCGATTTTATTAGCTCTGCTGATGCCAAACATTTCCAACCTATGCCTCCCAATTTTGGAATTTTACCTACTTTCGAGAAAAAGATCAAAAATAAACGAGAACGTTATCAAGCCTATGGAGAAAGGGCTTTGAATATGGTTGATAACTTGTTAACTCAGGTTTAA
- a CDS encoding ThiJ/PfpI domain-containing protein (PFAM: DJ-1/PfpI family~COGs: COG0693 Putative intracellular protease/amidase~InterPro IPR002818~KEGG: btl:BALH_4077 ThiJ/PfpI family protein~PFAM: ThiJ/PfpI domain-containing protein~SPTR: ThiJ/PfpI family protein), with the protein MSKQKILVVLTSIEKYPSINRATGLWLGEAVHFVKKVEEAGYEVDYVSPKGGYTPIDPHSLAMAEEIDWQWYQDKEFMNRLGNTLKPSEINPDDYVAIYYAGGHGVMWDFPHNQELQVISKKIYEQGGYVSAVCHGSVGLLNTRLSDGDYLISGKKVTGFSNEEEKQIELDKVVPFLTEDALVEKGGIYQKASEPWGVFVVEDNRVITGQNPASSAGVADLLLDCLSA; encoded by the coding sequence ATGTCCAAACAAAAAATATTAGTAGTTTTAACCAGCATTGAAAAATATCCCAGTATAAATCGTGCCACTGGTTTATGGTTGGGGGAAGCGGTTCATTTTGTCAAAAAAGTTGAAGAGGCGGGTTACGAGGTGGATTATGTTAGCCCTAAAGGAGGTTACACTCCTATTGATCCCCATAGTTTGGCAATGGCAGAGGAAATTGACTGGCAATGGTATCAAGATAAAGAATTTATGAATCGTTTGGGAAATACTTTAAAACCCAGTGAGATTAATCCTGATGATTATGTGGCTATTTATTATGCAGGAGGTCATGGGGTAATGTGGGATTTTCCCCATAATCAAGAATTACAGGTTATTAGCAAAAAAATTTATGAGCAGGGCGGTTATGTCTCGGCTGTGTGTCATGGCTCGGTTGGTTTGTTGAATACCCGTTTATCGGATGGTGATTATCTGATTAGTGGCAAAAAAGTAACGGGTTTTTCTAATGAGGAGGAAAAACAAATCGAACTAGATAAGGTTGTGCCATTTTTAACGGAGGATGCACTGGTAGAAAAAGGCGGAATATATCAAAAAGCGTCTGAGCCTTGGGGAGTGTTTGTGGTGGAAGATAATAGAGTAATTACAGGACAAAATCCTGCTTCTAGTGCTGGGGTAGCAGATTTATTACTTGACTGTTTGTCTGCGTGA
- a CDS encoding pyruvate formate-lyase activating enzyme (PFAM: Radical SAM superfamily~TIGRFAM: pyruvate formate-lyase 1-activating enzyme~COGs: COG1180 Pyruvate-formate lyase-activating enzyme~InterPro IPR007197:IPR001989:IPR012838~KEGG: cyc:PCC7424_2837 pyruvate formate-lyase activating enzyme~PFAM: Radical SAM domain protein~PRIAM: [Formate-C-acetyltransferase]-activating enzyme~SPTR: Radical SAM;~TIGRFAM: pyruvate formate-lyase activating enzyme), with protein sequence MTEGLIHSLESCGTVDGPGIRFVIFTQGCPLRCLYCHNPDCRHPEDGKKVTSEELITEIKKYRSYFQYSGGGVTVTGGEPLMQPEFVKAIFEECHKIGIHTVLDTSGYVTLDAAKPVLEHTDLVLLDIKSFNPDTYRTVTSVSLEPTLKFARYLAEINKPTWIRFVLVPGLTDAEDNVLGLAKFVSQLKNVEKVEVLPFHKMGEYKWEQLGFDYQLKNTEPPSQELMNKVINTFKNYNLVVQ encoded by the coding sequence ATGACAGAAGGCTTAATTCATTCCCTCGAAAGTTGTGGCACCGTGGACGGGCCAGGTATTCGCTTTGTAATTTTCACCCAAGGTTGCCCCCTTCGTTGCCTCTACTGCCATAATCCCGACTGCCGACACCCAGAAGACGGTAAAAAAGTAACTAGCGAAGAACTAATCACCGAAATCAAAAAATATCGTTCCTATTTTCAATACTCAGGAGGAGGCGTAACCGTCACAGGGGGAGAGCCATTAATGCAACCCGAATTTGTCAAGGCAATCTTTGAAGAATGCCACAAAATAGGCATCCATACTGTATTAGATACCTCTGGTTATGTCACCCTCGATGCCGCTAAACCCGTCCTTGAACATACCGATTTAGTATTATTAGATATAAAATCTTTTAACCCTGACACCTATCGCACCGTTACCAGTGTCTCCCTCGAACCTACCTTAAAGTTTGCTCGATACCTAGCCGAAATAAATAAACCTACTTGGATTCGTTTTGTCCTAGTACCGGGATTAACCGATGCCGAAGATAATGTTTTAGGATTAGCCAAATTTGTTTCTCAACTCAAAAATGTAGAAAAAGTTGAAGTATTACCATTTCATAAAATGGGGGAATATAAATGGGAACAATTAGGATTTGACTATCAACTAAAAAATACTGAACCCCCAAGTCAAGAATTAATGAATAAGGTAATTAATACCTTCAAAAATTATAACTTAGTAGTCCAGTAA